One genomic segment of Pseudomonas sp. p1(2021b) includes these proteins:
- a CDS encoding Zn-dependent hydrolase, giving the protein MSGVPRVDGTRFWDSLMEMARIGATPAGGVTRLALTEEDRQGRDLFVRWAQQAGCTVRVDAMGNIFARRAGTRDDLAPVVTGSHGDSQPAGGKFDGIYGVLAGIEVLRTLNDLGIETERPIEVVNWTNEEGSRFAPAMIASGVFAGVYDLAYGLSRTDAEGITLGQALQQIGYAGPESVGGRAIHAAFELHIEQGPILEAAGIDIGVVSGAQGQRWYEVELTGRSAHAGTTPMSHRLDAGLGLARVIEQVHALGVEQGDDGRATVGWVNLYPNSRNVVPGRAVCSVEFRHPSEAVLEALEARLYAGVAGIAEGLGLEQQVKRIFQYAPIQFDPGCVADVAEAARAHGYSQRPMISGAGHDACYLSKVAPTAMIFVPCVEGLSHNEAEHIHPHWAEAGANVLLGAMLAKAGVVTP; this is encoded by the coding sequence ATGAGCGGCGTGCCAAGGGTCGATGGCACGCGCTTTTGGGATTCGCTCATGGAAATGGCGCGCATCGGCGCGACGCCAGCCGGCGGGGTGACGCGCCTGGCCTTGACCGAGGAGGACCGCCAGGGGCGCGACTTGTTCGTGCGCTGGGCGCAACAGGCAGGGTGCACCGTGCGCGTGGATGCCATGGGCAATATCTTTGCCCGTAGGGCCGGCACCCGGGACGACCTGGCGCCGGTCGTCACCGGCTCCCACGGCGACTCGCAACCTGCGGGCGGGAAGTTCGACGGTATCTATGGCGTGCTCGCCGGCATCGAAGTGTTGCGCACCTTGAACGACCTTGGGATCGAGACCGAGCGGCCGATCGAGGTGGTGAACTGGACCAACGAGGAAGGGTCGCGCTTCGCCCCGGCGATGATCGCCTCGGGGGTGTTCGCCGGGGTCTATGACCTGGCGTATGGCCTGTCGCGCACCGATGCCGAGGGCATCACCCTGGGCCAGGCCTTGCAGCAAATCGGTTATGCCGGCCCGGAGTCGGTGGGCGGCCGGGCTATTCACGCGGCGTTCGAACTGCACATCGAGCAAGGCCCGATTCTGGAAGCGGCGGGCATCGACATTGGCGTGGTGAGCGGTGCCCAGGGCCAGCGCTGGTATGAAGTCGAACTGACCGGGCGCAGTGCCCATGCCGGTACCACGCCGATGTCGCACCGGCTGGATGCAGGGCTGGGGTTGGCACGGGTGATCGAGCAGGTGCATGCGCTTGGGGTCGAGCAAGGCGATGATGGCCGGGCCACGGTAGGCTGGGTGAACCTGTACCCCAACTCGCGCAACGTGGTCCCTGGGCGGGCGGTGTGCAGCGTGGAGTTCCGCCACCCCAGCGAGGCCGTGCTGGAGGCCCTGGAGGCGCGTTTGTACGCCGGGGTGGCAGGTATCGCCGAGGGCCTTGGGTTGGAGCAGCAGGTGAAGCGGATCTTCCAGTACGCGCCCATCCAGTTCGACCCGGGGTGCGTGGCGGACGTGGCCGAGGCGGCACGCGCCCATGGCTACAGCCAACGCCCGATGATATCCGGCGCGGGGCACGATGCCTGCTACCTGAGCAAGGTCGCGCCCACTGCGATGATCTTCGTGCCCTGTGTGGAGGGGTTGAGCCATAACGAGGCCGAGCATATCCACCCGCATTGGGCCGAAGCCGGGGCCAATGTGCTGCTGGGGGCGATGTTGGCGAAGGCGGGTGTGGTCACCCCTTGA
- a CDS encoding L-2-amino-thiazoline-4-carboxylic acid hydrolase — protein sequence MSAIDGELGILARRRIEAEIIKPIYEILVRDYGKQKAQAVIGEAVSGAAVAAGRHFASREPEGPSLAGFVALQALWEKDDALEVEVIASDATRYDYDVHRCRYAEMYQAMGLGEIGHLLSCNRDEVFIVGYDPSVSLTRTQTIMGGAPCCDFRYRLKEQQP from the coding sequence ATGAGTGCAATCGACGGAGAACTGGGCATTCTTGCCCGCCGGCGCATCGAAGCTGAGATCATCAAACCCATCTACGAAATCCTCGTGCGCGACTACGGCAAGCAGAAGGCCCAGGCGGTGATCGGCGAGGCGGTGTCCGGGGCGGCGGTCGCTGCCGGGCGTCATTTCGCCTCGCGCGAGCCGGAGGGCCCGAGCCTGGCGGGCTTCGTGGCACTCCAAGCCCTGTGGGAGAAAGACGATGCGCTGGAAGTGGAGGTGATCGCCAGCGATGCCACCCGCTACGACTATGACGTGCACCGCTGCCGGTACGCAGAGATGTACCAGGCGATGGGGTTGGGCGAAATCGGCCATCTGCTCTCGTGCAACCGCGACGAAGTGTTCATCGTCGGCTACGACCCGAGCGTGAGCCTGACGCGTACCCAGACCATCATGGGTGGTGCGCCGTGCTGCGACTTCCGTTATCGCCTCAAGGAGCAGCAGCCATGA
- a CDS encoding LysR substrate-binding domain-containing protein, translating into MNLIEQFDADPPLRAVRTFEAFARHGGVNAAARELNVSASAISHQMRLLEDFLGLPLTMRQGRNLILTEQGREYYRAIRSAFAVLRSATEHAREQNATRQVTVSLIPLFGLNLFIPRLSEFLAANPGVDVNVTYANHRSYPSDAADISIRFGTGHWAGYHSEPLISGAVTAWCSPALLARFGPLDTPLALARMPLLHDEDRSTWPQWLHSAGIRHPAPLQGLLFEDGQLALTAALRGLGCALLREPLVAAQRDSRALVKLFEHALDDGRGYYLCRRTDGELSREGASLYEWIRACFA; encoded by the coding sequence ATGAATTTAATCGAACAATTTGACGCTGATCCACCCTTGCGCGCCGTGCGCACGTTCGAGGCGTTTGCCCGGCACGGCGGTGTCAACGCAGCCGCCAGGGAACTGAACGTCTCGGCCTCCGCCATCAGCCATCAGATGCGCCTGCTGGAGGACTTCCTCGGCCTGCCGCTGACCATGCGCCAGGGCCGCAACCTGATCCTCACCGAGCAGGGCCGCGAGTACTACCGCGCCATCCGCTCGGCCTTCGCGGTACTGCGCAGCGCCACCGAGCACGCACGGGAGCAGAATGCCACGCGCCAGGTGACCGTCAGCCTGATCCCGCTGTTCGGCCTGAACCTGTTCATCCCACGGTTGAGCGAGTTCCTGGCCGCCAATCCCGGCGTGGACGTCAACGTCACCTACGCCAATCACCGCAGCTACCCCAGCGACGCCGCCGACATCTCCATCCGCTTCGGTACCGGGCATTGGGCCGGCTACCACAGCGAGCCGCTGATCAGCGGCGCCGTGACCGCCTGGTGCAGCCCCGCCCTGCTCGCCCGCTTCGGCCCGCTCGACACGCCCCTGGCCCTGGCGCGCATGCCCCTGTTGCATGACGAAGACCGCAGCACCTGGCCCCAGTGGTTGCACAGTGCCGGCATACGCCACCCAGCCCCTCTGCAGGGCTTGTTGTTCGAGGACGGCCAGCTGGCACTTACCGCAGCCTTGCGTGGGCTGGGCTGCGCCCTGCTGCGCGAACCCTTGGTGGCGGCGCAACGGGACAGCCGCGCATTGGTCAAGCTGTTCGAGCACGCCCTGGATGACGGCCGTGGCTACTACCTGTGCCGACGTACAGACGGGGAGCTGTCTCGAGAGGGCGCGAGCCTGTACGAATGGATTCGTGCGTGCTTCGCCTGA
- the tssB gene encoding type VI secretion system contractile sheath small subunit: MAKKESTQHKLDRVRAPRVHITYDVDIGDAIEKKELPFVVGVLGDFSGNPLEPLPKLKDRKFVYIDRDNFNGVLKGIKPRLTYRVDNTLAKNGTQLGVELNFNSLEDFEPQNVVKQVEPLRKLLEVRNKLADLRNKMGGNDKLEELLMDVLQNTEKLKTLGKEFGREAEVKDPSSDDRA; encoded by the coding sequence ATGGCGAAGAAGGAAAGCACCCAGCACAAACTCGACCGCGTTCGCGCGCCTCGGGTCCACATCACCTACGACGTGGACATCGGCGATGCAATCGAGAAAAAGGAACTGCCCTTTGTCGTCGGCGTGCTGGGCGATTTCTCCGGCAACCCGCTGGAGCCGCTGCCCAAGCTCAAGGACCGCAAGTTCGTCTACATCGACCGCGACAACTTCAACGGCGTGCTCAAGGGCATCAAGCCGCGCCTGACCTACCGCGTCGACAACACCCTGGCCAAGAACGGCACCCAGCTGGGCGTCGAGCTGAACTTCAACAGCCTCGAGGACTTCGAGCCGCAGAACGTGGTCAAGCAGGTCGAGCCGCTGCGCAAGCTGCTCGAGGTGCGCAACAAGCTGGCCGACCTGCGCAACAAGATGGGCGGCAACGACAAGCTCGAAGAGCTGCTCATGGACGTGCTGCAGAACACCGAGAAGCTCAAGACCCTGGGCAAGGAATTCGGCCGTGAAGCCGAAGTGAAAGACCCATCCAGCGACGACCGCGCCTGA
- the tssC gene encoding type VI secretion system contractile sheath large subunit, producing MTDKQTMPQQAADLVEVESFAPQSSLLDSIISQSRVARSETERSRTRDLIGELVSQVLEGEMTPSKDLIAVLDARIAEIDAMLSEQMNEIMHAREFQQLEASWRGLKYQVDQTETSTTLKIHLLNASKKDLVRDLKAASEFDQSALFKKVYEEEYGTFGGAPFGMLIGDYEFNRNPEDMYLLEEISHVAAAAHAPFISAASPELFGWDSFTEMSGPRDLAKIFDTVEYAKWKSFRASEDSRYVGLTLPHVLGRLPYGPDTTPVEEFNFVESVDGRDHNKYLWMNAAYALGTRVTDAFARYGWCVAIRGVEGGGLVEGLPTHTFKTDDGEIALKCPTEIAITDRREKELSDLGFIPLVHCKGTDYAAFFGTQSAQKQKQYNTDIANANARLSAQLQYIFATSRIAHYMKAIMRDKIGSFASRMDVERFLNQWLASYVLLDDTASQEAKAKFPLREARAEVFEVPGKPGVYKAVTYLRPHYQLDELTASLRLVAELPQGARG from the coding sequence ATGACCGACAAGCAAACCATGCCGCAACAGGCTGCCGACCTGGTGGAAGTGGAATCCTTCGCGCCGCAGTCCTCGCTGCTCGACAGCATCATCTCGCAAAGCCGCGTGGCCCGCTCCGAGACCGAGCGCAGCCGCACCCGCGACCTGATCGGTGAGCTGGTGAGCCAGGTACTCGAGGGCGAAATGACCCCGAGCAAGGACCTGATCGCCGTGCTCGACGCCCGCATCGCCGAGATCGACGCGATGCTCTCCGAGCAGATGAACGAAATCATGCATGCCCGTGAGTTCCAGCAGCTGGAAGCCTCCTGGCGCGGCCTGAAGTACCAGGTCGACCAGACCGAGACCAGCACCACGCTGAAGATCCACCTGCTCAACGCCTCGAAAAAGGACCTGGTGCGCGACCTCAAGGCCGCCAGCGAATTCGACCAGAGCGCACTGTTCAAGAAGGTCTACGAAGAAGAGTACGGCACCTTCGGCGGCGCCCCGTTCGGCATGCTGATCGGCGATTACGAGTTCAATCGCAACCCCGAGGACATGTATCTGCTCGAGGAAATCTCGCACGTCGCCGCCGCGGCCCACGCGCCGTTCATTTCGGCCGCCTCGCCCGAGCTGTTCGGCTGGGACTCGTTCACCGAGATGTCTGGCCCGCGCGACCTGGCGAAGATCTTCGACACCGTCGAGTACGCCAAGTGGAAGTCGTTCCGCGCCTCCGAAGATTCGCGCTACGTCGGCCTGACCCTGCCACACGTGCTCGGCCGCCTGCCCTACGGCCCGGATACCACCCCGGTCGAGGAGTTCAACTTCGTCGAAAGCGTCGACGGCCGCGACCACAACAAGTACTTGTGGATGAACGCCGCCTACGCCCTCGGCACCCGCGTCACCGATGCCTTCGCCCGCTACGGCTGGTGCGTGGCCATTCGTGGCGTCGAAGGCGGTGGCCTGGTCGAAGGCCTGCCCACCCACACCTTCAAGACCGACGACGGCGAAATCGCCCTCAAGTGCCCCACCGAGATCGCCATCACCGACCGTCGTGAAAAAGAGCTCTCGGACCTGGGCTTCATCCCCCTGGTGCACTGCAAGGGCACCGACTACGCCGCGTTCTTCGGCACCCAGTCGGCGCAGAAGCAGAAGCAGTACAACACCGACATCGCCAACGCCAACGCACGCCTGTCGGCGCAACTGCAGTACATCTTCGCCACGTCGCGCATCGCCCACTACATGAAGGCGATCATGCGCGACAAGATCGGCAGCTTCGCCTCGCGCATGGATGTGGAGCGCTTCCTCAACCAGTGGCTGGCCAGCTACGTACTGCTCGACGACACCGCCAGCCAGGAAGCCAAGGCCAAGTTCCCGCTGCGCGAAGCCCGCGCCGAGGTGTTCGAAGTGCCAGGCAAGCCGGGTGTGTACAAGGCCGTGACCTACCTGCGCCCGCACTACCAGCTCGACGAACTGACCGCCTCGCTGCGCCTGGTCGCGGAGCTGCCGCAAGGCGCCCGCGGCTGA
- the tssE gene encoding type VI secretion system baseplate subunit TssE, whose product MSNQARLLPSLLDRLLDDRPYQSAEPATQRTCSLAEYKASIVRDLEVLVNTRQSLVAEELEGFSQLGGTILEYGMPDFISRSVLDPQDRRLIQQQLERAISTGDRRFRRVRVQLLAQQNGHRMLTFRVDAVLRLQDISRQVSFDAVLQVNTQEYKVQNLN is encoded by the coding sequence ATGAGTAACCAGGCCCGCCTGCTGCCCTCGCTGCTCGACCGACTGCTGGACGACCGTCCGTACCAGTCGGCCGAGCCGGCCACGCAGCGCACCTGTTCGCTGGCCGAGTACAAGGCGAGCATCGTGCGCGACCTGGAAGTGCTGGTGAACACTCGCCAATCCCTGGTCGCCGAGGAGCTCGAAGGCTTCAGCCAGCTCGGCGGCACCATTCTCGAATACGGCATGCCCGACTTCATCAGCCGCAGCGTGCTCGACCCGCAGGATCGCCGACTCATCCAGCAACAGCTGGAGCGGGCGATCAGCACCGGCGACCGGCGTTTCCGCCGGGTTCGCGTACAGCTGTTGGCCCAGCAGAACGGGCACCGCATGTTGACCTTCCGCGTGGACGCCGTGCTGCGTCTGCAGGACATCAGCCGCCAGGTGTCGTTCGACGCCGTGCTGCAGGTCAACACCCAGGAATACAAAGTGCAGAACCTCAACTGA
- the tssF gene encoding type VI secretion system baseplate subunit TssF: MLDELLPYYEKELSHLRFLGQEFAAQYPKIASRLLIEGDNCEDPHTERLIEAFSFLSARVHKKLDDEFPEIVESFLEVLYPHYLRPTPSMSIAELTLGKHEKVTEAYHVARHTEMHANAIDGVVCKFRTCYPVELWPIAVQHASFAEMERSAFNGHSADLVARLRIRLEATGDVLFGQMELERLRFFLDGEATLMLQLYELLFNNLAKATLSFQDGGRTREVALPADALKAVGYARDEGLVDYSERSFLGYRLLHEYFTFPDKFMFFDLSGFARILHGKAIEQVEVNFYFSDYDLSDRLARLTQNIGRNNFKLNCTPIINLFRQQAEPIKLTHTQHEYPVTPDIRLHNAAEVVSIDRVRRVRKLGGVDQVGTCQPFFEPRGEQDPHTSFWIARRRNQGDATAMSIRVVDRDLELIDGNADTLSINLTCSNRDVPLMLPFGGERGDFNIPANSVIKDIRCLRKPTATVRVPLGKGLIWRLIAHLSLNHLSLVSQGREVLLELLSLYNYRNVSAIRKQINGIKAISSEPVVARIGHPRPNFVRGVGITLTFDESQFTGSGVFLFGMVLDHFFGQYCSMNSFTQLTLRTQQREKRVVQWPARTGDQPLV, translated from the coding sequence ATGCTCGACGAACTGCTGCCCTACTACGAAAAGGAACTGTCGCACCTGCGCTTCCTCGGCCAGGAGTTCGCCGCGCAGTACCCGAAAATCGCCTCACGGCTGCTGATCGAGGGCGACAACTGCGAGGACCCGCACACCGAGCGCCTGATCGAGGCGTTCTCGTTCCTGTCTGCCCGGGTGCACAAGAAGCTTGATGACGAATTCCCGGAAATCGTCGAGTCCTTCCTCGAGGTGCTGTACCCGCACTACCTGCGCCCTACCCCGTCGATGTCGATCGCCGAGCTGACCCTAGGCAAGCACGAGAAGGTCACCGAGGCCTATCACGTGGCACGCCACACCGAGATGCACGCCAATGCCATCGACGGCGTGGTCTGCAAGTTCCGCACCTGCTACCCGGTGGAACTCTGGCCCATCGCCGTGCAGCACGCCTCGTTCGCCGAAATGGAACGCTCGGCCTTCAACGGCCACAGCGCCGACCTGGTGGCACGCCTGCGCATCCGCCTGGAGGCGACCGGCGATGTGCTGTTCGGCCAGATGGAACTGGAGCGCCTGCGCTTCTTCCTCGATGGCGAAGCCACGCTGATGCTGCAGCTGTACGAGCTGCTGTTCAACAACCTGGCCAAGGCCACCCTGAGCTTCCAGGACGGCGGCCGTACCCGTGAGGTCGCGCTGCCGGCCGACGCCCTCAAAGCCGTCGGCTATGCCCGCGACGAGGGCCTGGTGGACTACTCCGAGCGCTCGTTCCTGGGCTACCGCCTGCTGCACGAGTACTTCACTTTCCCCGACAAGTTCATGTTCTTCGACCTCAGCGGCTTCGCCCGCATCCTGCACGGCAAGGCCATCGAGCAGGTCGAGGTCAACTTCTACTTCTCCGACTACGACCTCAGCGATCGCCTGGCGCGGCTGACCCAGAACATCGGGCGCAACAACTTCAAGCTCAACTGCACGCCGATCATCAACCTGTTCCGCCAGCAGGCCGAGCCGATCAAGCTCACCCATACCCAGCACGAATACCCCGTCACGCCCGACATCCGCCTGCACAACGCAGCCGAGGTGGTGTCGATCGACCGTGTGCGGCGGGTGCGCAAGCTGGGCGGCGTCGACCAGGTCGGCACCTGCCAGCCGTTCTTCGAGCCACGTGGCGAGCAGGACCCGCATACCAGCTTCTGGATCGCCCGCCGACGCAACCAGGGCGATGCCACCGCCATGAGCATCCGTGTGGTCGACCGCGACTTGGAGCTGATCGACGGCAACGCCGACACCCTGAGCATCAACCTCACCTGCAGCAACCGCGATGTGCCCCTGATGCTGCCCTTCGGTGGCGAGCGTGGCGACTTCAACATCCCGGCCAACTCGGTGATCAAGGATATCCGCTGCCTGCGCAAGCCCACCGCCACGGTTCGCGTACCGCTGGGCAAGGGCCTGATCTGGCGGCTGATCGCGCACCTGTCGCTCAACCACCTGTCGCTGGTGAGCCAGGGCCGCGAAGTGCTGCTCGAACTGCTGTCGCTGTACAACTACCGCAACGTCTCGGCGATCCGCAAACAGATCAACGGCATCAAGGCCATCAGCAGCGAACCGGTGGTTGCGCGCATCGGCCACCCGCGGCCGAACTTCGTGCGCGGCGTGGGCATCACCCTGACCTTCGACGAAAGCCAGTTCACTGGCAGTGGTGTGTTCCTGTTCGGCATGGTGCTGGACCACTTCTTCGGCCAGTACTGCTCGATGAACAGCTTCACCCAACTGACCCTGCGCACCCAACAACGAGAAAAGAGAGTCGTCCAATGGCCAGCACGTACTGGCGATCAGCCCCTGGTCTGA